TTGGTTCCTacgtcttcttcttcttcataATCTTCATGAACAACACCATACCTGCAAATTGAAAGGGGAACAAACTCATTAGTATGATTAAGCAATACAATCTGCAATAAATCGATTCAATTAAAGCACTTTGTTTTCGAGCTGAGTCACGAAAAACTTGTTCTCCTGATATATGCACGTTGTAAGCTTTGATACtcggttttattttaaaattcagcaATCTAGttagtaaatatttatgtaaattccTAATGTATTCTAATTTTTCGTTAGTCTTGGATATTAGtgaactattttatttaaaaagaatgaGTACTTTCATAAGCACCAGAAACCGATCTTGGATTTACCAAGTTTTCTAGGGggatttctttttttgagaTCTTAAACCTAATTTCCTCATGACTCACCTATGAAAGTGACAATTACAAAGACAATCATCAGCCAGAGCCAGCACTTGTAGGCTTTTTTTGAATGCTGCTCCAGTTTCTCAGCCTCTTTTCCCAGCGAATTGATGTTGCGATCCGCCATTCCTGTGGATCGGGACACAACCTCCGTGTCCCTCCGGATAATACGGTTAGCAGTTTCCGTCTGTTCCTTCAAGTTCCGGGTCAGAGAGAGCATGTGCTCGGTGATCTTCTCCTGAGCATTTGTGTAATACTTGGCAGCCTCGTTCATATTATCGCCAGAAGTTGCCTGCACGGTGGTACCACTGGGACTAGAGGAAGAGTCTTCTACTACTCGACGCCGGCGCAGGGCATCTCCATCTGAAAAAaggattgaatatttttaagtatgaTGGTTTAAATCGGAGACAAAGTACCTAAAAGCCTTTACAATTCACAAACTATTATTTCTATTATATTAAGACTGGAAATGACAATATGTAATAGCTAATATCTAGATGCATTTTCTCTTTAATAACtgatcaattaaataaaatatatggtATTTTAATCAAAAGAAGCAAAAAATTTGATCAGATTTCCTACAGCTgatgtttataatataaataataagaatTAGGAATTCTAACGGCCTTCTGGACCCTTCTTTACCCTGCAGCAGCTCCTTTCGCAGTTCGTTGTGATGTTTGGTGTTCTGCAGCTGCCTCATTTCTTTCAGTGCGTTTTCCCCGGCCTCGCTGACTGAAGACGCTGGCGAGGAAGTACTTGTCGAGGAACTGGGGGCTTCGGTAAATCCGGTGGACAGTTTCAGGGCCTTCAGGCGCTCCCTGTAGCCCGGAATACGGGTGGCACTCTGCAGATCGTCCATCGCCTCCAGCTCGGCGAGCATTGTGTCCAGGGACTTGATGAACTTCTGCAGGCGCCAGAAGTTCTGCTCGCTCTTGGCCAGGTCCTCGCAGTTGGCCAGCAGGGTCCGGATATTTACATTTAGCTTCGTGGCCATTTCCGAGGGGAAAACATGAAAACAACAAAGTACGAATTCCTcagtgaatttaaaataccaagAATGACACTGTCGCCCTATGGTCACATTGCCCGGGCGATGTTTTCTATCGATAGCTGGTCACGGGCAGTGATGCcaagttatttaaaaatgtagctAGTTCCAAGAAAAAAGTAGCTATAACCAGTGACTATGCTTAACTTAtaacacatataaaatattatataattgtaTATTAAGAAAATCTAGAACAAACCAAACTCTTGTTTTTAACCTGTGAGGAATTTAACGTACAAAAGCTGTGAATAAAATAATGTGGCACCTCATAGAATAAAtcttatgtatttattattatagttacataaTGTCAtgtaaaagtaaaacaaaatatcttAATGTTCCTAGCTGTgtttcgaatttcgaattagaTGAACTTGAAATAATAAATCCTAGTAATAAACCACTTATTATCCACACATAAACTTTGTTCAAATTCATCTTCTATTGAATAAACggggaaataaaattaatggaCCTTCTTTTTTTAAGACAAATGGAAATTAATGATCAGAAACGATTTTCCCCGCCAAGTTGGCAGCTCTAACGAATACTTTTCGAAGTCCCAGAAATACCGTGACTCAATGCAATTCTGAAGCATGCTTTTGGGCGCGACTCAAAAATCTTATCAAATGTCTCGGCCAATATCAGAACTTATCAATTAAACCATTTTTGATAGCCCCAGCATAGGGTTATTTCCATGCGAGGGCATATTTTTGGAAACAGTCGTCGCACGCCAGGTGTCAAGATCAAATTGGAATCGATTTCGAGGTGGTTTTTTCGTTAGTTCTATAATTCCTCTGAAGTGCCGTTACACTCGAAGTGTTATCAAGCAGCTGACGGGGTGAAAACAAAACCCATCCCCAAAGGCACTTGACGCCATGAATGAAACGCGGCaactttctctctctctcccccGACTTTCTCTCTACTTTCTCTCGCCGCTCTCTCCGGCGCTCTCTTCCTGCGCAGCAGCAGTTAACGGTGCATGTGAAAAGCCCCCTCACAAACGTCgtgaaaatcgaaatcgatAAGTAAGCAACGGATTTTAGCTGCCCAGAAAAGTTTAATAATTCCAGTGAAAAACCCAGCGATAAGGCCCCCAAAAGTACTAATCCAGCTGAAAAGCAACAACACCATCCGACCATGTCCAAAAAGAGTGTTAGCCAAGTGTTTTGAATACCGTAGTTAGATGAAAAATAAAGGCTAGTCTGGGGGCTAAGAAATCGATACGATACCCGAAAACGGGGGCTCCTGCGTGGGCTGCTCCAGTGAAAATGTCCTGCTAAAAATAGTACAAATTTTAGCTCGAAGAACCCCCGTTTTCCCAAGCTTGTAGTGCCAGTTTTCATTGCATTTTCGTTACATAAGTTTTGAGAACAGTGGCTGCGTAGCCAATCCATTAACGGCTTAAGAACCACACAACCCCCACGTACACCTCCCAGTTACACagtcaaaaataatatgataatGCCTTCATATACAAGTAGAACCATATATCTAATCTTTTTTCTTTATGATAATTTTATGGAGAAAAGTAACATCATTCcaaaggaaataaaattatatttataatcatTAGTAGTATCAATACTACTATGTCCTCACAATGtaaaacttttgaaaatgttCCAAAATTCCTGtctaaaattgtattatagCCCAAACACCACATTGACATTATCATCCTACTTTTGCAGTTGCTAGAGGTAATGTAAGGCCACCTATTCGGAGCtcgaaaagaaaaaaccaaTAGTAGAGTGACCCGATTGCAGTAGAAAAAGCCCCAAGATGCAGCCGCCGCCGCGTAAGGTAAAGCTTGAAGAAATCGCAGTACAAATTGCAGTTCCCCAATAATCGTACGCCCTCTAATCCGCCAGGGAAACTACGTGAAATTCCTGAAGAATTTGCACACGGAGCAGGTGGCCAAGCTGCAGCTGAAGAACCAGCATGAGTGCGACCTGCTGGAGGACATCCGCCAGTTCACCATCAAGCGCTCGGCTGTCGAGAAGACGTACAGCGAGTCGCTGCTCAAGATCTCATCGCAGTATCTCAACAAGAAGATACCCAACATACCAGATATAAAGATGGATGGCATGGAGGAGCGCTGGTTGGTTGCACTTCCACAGTTTCAAATATAAAGTCCCAAAATACGATCCTAATTAATCCTCAAATTAGACATTAAATTTCATTCGATTACcctaacttaaaaaataatatatcttaCAGGAACATGTGGAGCGTTTGGCGCACGGTGCTCGAGGAGAACGAAAAGCTGGCCCGGGCTCGACTGGCCGCCATAGAGGTGTTCCAACAGCAGATTGCAGACGAGGCCAAGGTCCTGCGGGACTACAAGTTGGCCATAGCTAAGCGCTCGCTCTCCGGAATCGTCAACGTTCAGAAGGAACTCCACCTGAGCGTGGGTGACGTGGACAAGACCAAGAAATCATACTTTGACGAGGAGCACTGTGCCCACGACGTCCGGGACAAGGCCCGCGACATCGAGGAGAAGCTTAAGAAAAAGAAGGGCTCCTTCTTTCAGTCCATCACTTCGCTGCAGAAGAACAGCGCCCGGGTCACCTCCCGCAAGGAGTTGCTCGAGGAGAAGTCTTCCGGCGCTCGGAATGACTACGTGCTCAGCCTGGCAGCGGCCAACGCCCATCAGAACCGCTACTTCACAGTGGATTTGCAGACCACGATGACCACCATGGAGAACTATGTCTTTGAGCGGGTCGCCGAGTACCTGATGCTGATGGGGTAAGCCTAGGGGAACTGGGGTGCATATAATTGAGTAAGGGTGACTAAGAAAATCACTTTATCAAGTTGTGTCTGCATTCTGATAACAATTGGCGCCGCTTACATAGTTCCACTTTTCGGagaattattatatttgtcTACCCTGGCTTTACGGGATCAAAAAGATATATAGTTGTAAGATATGGAAAATTTTAATACTACCAGATCTTAATACCTTCTTTTAATGTTTGAGTTGATAAGACTGAGCCttcgtataaatattttttattaatatagaaaataataataaaaacttatatgtTCTTCTTTTTCAGACGCACAGAGCTCTTGACTTGCTCGGCCACCCAGAATAGCTTCGGGAAGATCCGTGACCAGGCCCAGCAGTTGACCCGGGAGTACAACCTGCAGTGCTGCTACCTGTTTTATCCGGTGCTCAAGCAGCACATCCAGTACGACTTCGAGGCGTGCGACAACGATCCGGTGCGCAAGGTGACCGCGGAGCACGAGTCCGCCGCCGAGACCCTGACCAAGGAGGCCAAGAACCTGGCCGGCAGGGTGGTCAAGGAGAACGCCTCCATTCGGGAGAATGCCAAGAAGTTGGCCCTGTGCCAGTCGCTGCGGGACTCTGGCCAGCGCACCGATCCCAACGACCCCAATGGTCCGGATCTGGACACAAAGATCGAGGAGTTCCGTGATCAAATCCGTCGATCGGAGACGGAGAAGACCAAGGCGGAGGCTTGTTTGCAGTGTCTGCGGGATGGCGGCATCAACGTGGACGAGTGGGTGCAGGAGGCCGAGATTATGGGCGTGCAGGAGCTGACGCGTTCGGCCAGCTCCATTTCGATGCGCACGGATGCCTCCGGGCAGGGGGAGAATCCCAGCTCGGACTCCTTCTACGACAGCGACAAGGAGGAGACCCAGGCTCAGGCATCTGCCCAGACGAAGCccaagcaggagcagcagctctCCAGGGATCGCACCTTCAGCGACAGTGACGATGAGCCCGAGGTGCGTCCCTCGGCGGCGGCCACTTCTTCGGCAGCCGCGGCATCCTCGTCCATGATGGCCAGTAGCGCCGGTGGCTGGGACGATCCCACTGAGGTCAACTGGGGAGCTggtgaggaggaggaggacaagGAGGAACCGATAGTCCCGGAACCCAAGGAGGCAATCTTCAAGTGCACTGCGCTCTACAGTTATACGGTGAGGGATTATTTTTGAGGGTGCCACAGGAAACGATAGAGTTTTGAAAACCCTTGTATACTTAATAAATCTCTAAAGGATTTAAGTCGCCCAGGTCATCTATATGCAGGCTAACAAAGGAGAATTCATTTTTCAAGAagaaaatttcttaaaatcaagAAGAAAGCGTTCCCAACATTGTTTTTCAAgattaaaacatatttgagtAGAAATTAAAGCATGCttgatattttcttttttgagatGAAGGCAGTCTCCTAAAACCAAGTTCAAATCCTAGTTAAagaataaagtatatattcccTTCCATTATATTTTAGGTCTTATAAGGGAATTTGAAATCTCCTGAATTTTCTGTGGCACCCAGCCTCCGATCTcttagtttatatatatatatttatattcccTCCTCACAGGCCCAGAATCCCGATGAGCTCAGTATCGTCGAGAACGAGCAACTCGAGGTGGTTGGCGAGGGCGACGGCGATGGGTGGCTGAGGGCCCGCAACTACCGCGGCGAGGAGGGCTACGTGCCACACAACTATCTGGACATCGACCAGGAGACAGCGGGCAGCGCCTTTAATGGTACATCCGGCAATCAATTGCGCTCTCAAATCTCATTCTCATCTGTCGATTATACCGTTGACAATGAAGATCAGACGGTGGACTCGATGCAATCGCCCGACCAGGTGTCGGTCATCATGGCGCCCCAGAAGCGGGTCAAGTCGGACGTGGAGTGGTGCATCGCGCTGTACGACTACGACGCCACCGCCGAGGACGagctgaccttcgaggagggcGACAAGATCAAGATCATCACCAAGACCGCCCACGGCGTGGACGACGGCTGGTGGGAGGGCGAGCTGGACGGCAAGTTCGGCAACTTCCCCTCGCTGGTCGTCGAGGAGTGCGACGAGATGGGCGAGCCGCTCAGCGAGGGCGGCGACGAATCCCCTCCGCCCACCGCGGCGCCCAGCTTTGCACTGCCCCCCGCTCCGGCCCTGCCGCCAGAGTACGCCCacgagctggagctggagctcaCGGAGGACATGTTCGGCTCCCAGGACACGGCAGGTAAGCAACCTCTCTTAAAGCAACATCTCTAAAACTAGGGAAATATTGGTTTCTGGGGTAACGAAAAAGTGTGAGTGGGGCCTTTAAATCGTATCTGATCTGATTTTTACGTATTACCGAAgatgataaatattttccgaATGATAATCAATTTGCCTTCATCAACAGACGAGGACAGCGGCTACATACCCAACGGCGCTGCTGCCCCGAGTATGCCTCCGCCAGGTAAATGTCACGCCCTCCCCACCACCTGGTCTTTCGTTTcccctatctatctattttaTACTATACAGTATCTGTCACTCGATATCGATTCCTCTAGTACCGAacatttgtataattttaccTTCcactaaaaaaagaaaacatttccGATCAAAGTACTGTTTTACCTGCTTCTATATTCTCTAGAGGTAATCCTATTCTCCAAAGTGCAGCTCGTCTAACTACTAACCACTTACGTACCACCAATCCACCAATCCACCAATCCCCACTAAGCCACTAAACCACCAATCCACCACCAAACCACCACAAAATTAACACCAGTTACCACCATTTATCACTGTAACTACTCTCCACTACTCTCCGTTAATGTGCTATTTTGTCTCTCGTCTCCAAAAGTCTTCGCAAGTCTCCGCAGCCGAGACGAATCGACCGATGAAATGCCCTACGATTTTGTACAGTGTTATCTTAGGCTGCTTGTCAGAAAGTGTCGTGCCGTGTTATCGTTATTTCTCCATCTTCGATTTATTGTATCTTTTTGCAGCTTCTCTTTATCTCTATTGTCTAAAGATATATCTGTGATATATGTGTGGCACTGATGTTTAAACTGAATTGCATTTATTGCTTTGATTGGTTATTAATTTGTCACGTTCTTTCTTTTATTGCCGTTTGCCTTGATTgtttttctctcagtgtaaTTGTGTCTTTGTGTCATTTAAGGCCAGAACCAAAGCCAAACCACTGCCAAGAAgggtaatttaataatatgcTCTTTTATCAAAACTATCTTATACCCGAAACTTTTCTTCAATCCGTTGTTCTTAGTGTAGGAAAGTCTTTTTCCAATCCACTGCTTGAGAGCATGTCCAAGAACCCCTCTTAATCCTTGTTACAAACTCAGTCCTTCTTCTTGGTATATAGAAACTATATATATGTTCAGTATGAGGTCTTTGTCTTACCCATTTATAACTAAatatttccgaaatttctaaaattaatatatatatataggtcCATTCTTTGTATATAACACTTTCGATTTCCATTTGTAGTTCAGTAATTACCAGACTGAATTGGGAAACCAAagatattaatatataataccCTAGAATTCTTCCAACCTCCTGCATGCTAGTCAGCCTCGGATCTGAATAAATGTACCCTGCAACTTTACTTTTgctaaattttttgttttattttatgttcaTCTTGCCAAACCTTATCGTGTATCTAGATAGTTTTTGTTCCAAGGCTGCCGTGACTTGATCCTCAGCAGTTTTAGTTTCTTCCTCACCGCTCTATAACATTTTAATCGataaattgtaataatattatatatattaccGAAAATACGATTGTTGACTAAGCCAATGAATATtttctcatttatttttaacgctTACTCAGTACTCATCCAAGAGCCTGGCATGGAGGTAATATATCGACTTGcataataaaatcattttttaattttgacatttattgaaaaatatgaaaactgTTTTGTCTGTTCTTATAATTTTGACCATACAATCCTACTCCAGCTAATGGTTGTTTCCCTCTTCCAGGACGATCTCAGTGACGATGGGCAGCCGCCGCCGTCGTTGCCGCCGCCCCAGCTGACGAAGGCGGGCGGATCCGCCCCAGGATCCGGGGGAAAGGTCGAAAAGGGGGCGGCGGCCGGCGGGGCCAACACGCTGAACTTAGGTATGGCACAAATAATTGTTACCGCTGCAACCCCCATGGTTGAAGACGGTGCCGATAAATCTTTCCCACCAGTAGGCGAGGGCGATGCGCAGCCAAAGGAGCAGGCGTCCAAGGAGCAGCCGGCGGAGGTGGCCAAGAAGCCAGACATTGCGCCCAAGCCGCTGGCTAAGGTGGCGGCGCCTCCGGCAGCGGCGGCCAAAGAAGGTAATCCCGGAGTGAGGCCCGTGGTGAGCATTACACTGACCGAGTATCCATCCTGTGATGCAGAGGACACGCAGTCCTTTTCGGAGAAGGACTCCGACTCCGCGTCGGTGGCCGATGTGCCCGCCCTCCAGGATGCGGAGGATCCGTTCAACGAGAAGGCCAAGGGCGAGTCCGCCGGCGAATCGGGATTTGAGGCCAACTTTGAGGCGAACTTCGATGCCAATTTTGATGATGCCTTCGCCGGAAGCGGCGGAGGATCCGGTGGAGGCGGAGGGGGCGGTGGGGAGCAGTCCAGCGACTTGGACATCAACGGAGAGGCAGCAGGAGAACGGGGATCAGGCACCGGATCGGCGGCTGGCGAGGAGGACATCGAGGCACCCAAGCAGGTGGTCGGTGGGCGAGCTAGCATACCCGAGGAATTGGACTCAAATCAATTGGCACGTTTGCAAAATCTAAAGGAGTCGAACGCCTAGATTCGGCACTCCGGTCTCCTCCTCTTGGTCGGCACTTCAATGTTGTTTCTTTTGTTCTTTTAGGCACACGACCATGAGCATGATACTATATACTACATAGACTATAGCCACGGACAGTTGTAGAGCGGATCAGCGGAACACCACAGCCACCACCCACAAAACCCAGAACACTCGAAAGCATTCTGATCTCACAACCCACATCCCACAACCTATCCTACAGATCCAAACACACAGATGATATACAGCCGGACTCAGACGGACTATCGATCGGGTGGCGGAAATAGATTGTAGCCATTTGGATTTCCCCATAGAGAAGTGAATAGTTTATTTTGGCTGCCCGATTCTCACATACAACGACACAATAGCAGGATATAGAGAATATTTGTACCCATTGATACGATATGGGGCTGGGGATCCCTCTGCCCACCTCACGTACAGCGCTCAAATTGTGTACATCCATTCGAACACTTCTTCTGACTGCCTCTGGGGTTATAGTTAGACATCAACTGGGCCTTCATAAACCAAACCACCATACGATATATtactatatataatatatgcaTAATTATGTTAGTTTGTAATGTGTTATACCCTCAGCGCGTATGGAATACATTGATATATTATAAACGGAATATTGTAACGTTTTGAAAGACAATTACTTATGTAGCACTCAAACACGGGTCTTCGAATATCAGCATCCACAACTAATCGAGcaataatatgtatatatatctaAGGGAATTAGAGAATCCGGTTTGGCAGCATTAAGTTAGACATTCGCTTGAATATGCAGCCAACAAGAGCCAATCAACTTCAGAGTCAATTCAGTTGGTTTTGTTTTCGCTTCTGTTCGCCCCACTTAGTCCTAGGATCTCTGCACATTGTAGTAAATCAATCGAAGGCGGTTGCGAAAGTATTCGGATCCGGCGGATATATATTGTTGTAACTGTATGCAAAACACTAGCCTAATTAGTTAAATGTTTTCCGTGTCTAGTTAAATGGTCTAAGTTAATGTTGGATGCCAGAACGAAGATATTTGAACTTAGTGAAAGCCTACTCAATGCGAGACTTTGTTTGCGATACTCGAATATTAAAGTTCATAACTCACCAATTGGATAACTTGTCATATTCACATAACCGATATTACGGAACATAGATAACAATGATACAACCAAATATAAGTAAGCCGCAACTGAACTGTATGTACTTTTTGACCCCGCCCAGTAATCAAAGTTTTATGTCATAGTTTGAAAGACCTTCTGTTCGAACaactaacaaaataaatttccacttTAAAGCAAGAAAAGCGAGCTGCCTTTCCTTTGGGGACCCCAATGAAACTCCTCTGGTTGTAATTTTTTACatatctttatttatattcactTCATtgcaatattataatattcctTCTCGGTTTGCATTTCCCTTTGGAtgcttttagttttagtatttaACTTAATAATATAGGTTCCTTCTTGGGTTTATCATTTACGTTCTTGTAACATTCATCTCCtattattttcccttttaattattttgttatgtGTGTGTTTACTCTTTATATGCTATAGATAATTATTCTCAttcagtttttatatttttaatttggttttcattttatataaCGAAATTAACACAGTCAAAATTTGTGATCAGTGATCAATCATTACATACGCATTACGTTTTAAATTATTCCTCTGGGGCTTCCTCCTCAAACATATGCTTGCTTAAATACTTATGTGGGTGTTCTTTCTGGATCTCTGGGGTGATGGGTTGAGCAACCGAAATTCTGGGGGTGGGTGCTTGGAAATAATCGTCTGAGGGCTGTGGAACCAATAATTGACAGCAGACCAATGTGACTGGGGAGGGGGCAGGGCTAACAGATTGCAGGCCGGCTGGCTGGTAATCATAAAACATGTTCATTTATTGCATTTAGGAACTCTTTTTGATGGACGgataaaaccaaaaattatATAGACACACTCCTCCTCGACGAGCTCGATATAGCTGCGGCTGCTTTGCGATGGCATGAGACTTGAACCTGGTAATTTGATGGCTGACAAAtcatacacacatatatacTTCGGTAGCCAGGGCCCGCGGGGCTGTGTTTTCTTGGGGTTCGGGAAACTGAGGGTGCTGGGTTCCCTAatcttaaaatgtaataacaaattttcgcttttttgaTTTGCTTGAGCAAAGGGGTTCAACGAATAATGCTTTCGGGGCTTGTAGATAACAAACTAAGAGTATGCAACGTACAACcgtaagtgtgtgtgtgtgtgtggtgtgtgagTAGTGTGTGTTGTTATTATTCTAACAATTCATGGTTCAATCAATATCGCGTCTTGCTGCCTAGGGTTATAGACTATTTctcaataataatattcacTTGCATTAACTctgaattcattttaaaaatgttttattacgTTTTCGGTGCATTCTGCATGAACTGGGATCCGGTTTCGATcagtgtatctgtatctgtttccgtttccgtaTCTGTGTCTGTTTCTGTTTATGTTTctctgtgttgtgtgttgTGTGGATCAACTTAATTGCTAGGGCTCTCAACTTGTTGGTTTGCTTATCTAAATACTTtagaatttcatttttgttttgcttgttCTTGAGACCaccatacatatacatataatatataattaaatatacatcatatacatacatacgttATTATAACATCGCTTCACGTATGTATCGACCATCCCATCGTATaagttacttttttatttctccCTTTCGGTTGCTTTATAAAACGTTGGTGTTGGTGTCGCCGTCTAAACAGCGGCACCAAAAATGCTTCAAACATTTCTTTGTGTgtataatttaacattttacatattttcatCGCTTTTTTAATGCTCCTTCcccattgtttttgttgttgtcctAAATGCTCTCGCATATGCAGCACGTGCATATGCATTTTCATcgttttcattgtttttataaaaagtccTCTCTATGGGCAactaaattttagttttttttttgtttttc
This window of the Drosophila biarmipes strain raj3 chromosome 3L, RU_DBia_V1.1, whole genome shotgun sequence genome carries:
- the LOC108030205 gene encoding protein nervous wreck isoform X5, which encodes MQPPPRKGNYVKFLKNLHTEQVAKLQLKNQHECDLLEDIRQFTIKRSAVEKTYSESLLKISSQYLNKKIPNIPDIKMDGMEERWNMWSVWRTVLEENEKLARARLAAIEVFQQQIADEAKVLRDYKLAIAKRSLSGIVNVQKELHLSVGDVDKTKKSYFDEEHCAHDVRDKARDIEEKLKKKKGSFFQSITSLQKNSARVTSRKELLEEKSSGARNDYVLSLAAANAHQNRYFTVDLQTTMTTMENYVFERVAEYLMLMGRTELLTCSATQNSFGKIRDQAQQLTREYNLQCCYLFYPVLKQHIQYDFEACDNDPVRKVTAEHESAAETLTKEAKNLAGRVVKENASIRENAKKLALCQSLRDSGQRTDPNDPNGPDLDTKIEEFRDQIRRSETEKTKAEACLQCLRDGGINVDEWVQEAEIMGVQELTRSASSISMRTDASGQGENPSSDSFYDSDKEETQAQASAQTKPKQEQQLSRDRTFSDSDDEPEVRPSAAATSSAAAASSSMMASSAGGWDDPTEVNWGAGEEEEDKEEPIVPEPKEAIFKCTALYSYTAQNPDELSIVENEQLEVVGEGDGDGWLRARNYRGEEGYVPHNYLDIDQETAGSAFNGTSGNQLRSQISFSSVDYTVDNEDQTVDSMQSPDQVSVIMAPQKRVKSDVEWCIALYDYDATAEDELTFEEGDKIKIITKTAHGVDDGWWEGELDGKFGNFPSLVVEECDEMGEPLSEGGDESPPPTAAPSFALPPAPALPPEYAHELELELTEDMFGSQDTADEDSGYIPNGAAAPSMPPPGQNQSQTTAKKVLIQEPGMEDDLSDDGQPPPSLPPPQLTKAGGSAPGSGGKVEKGAAAGGANTLNLVGEGDAQPKEQASKEQPAEVAKKPDIAPKPLAKVAAPPAAAAKEGNPGVRPVVSITLTEYPSCDAEDTQSFSEKDSDSASVADVPALQDAEDPFNEKAKGESAGESGFEANFEANFDANFDDAFAGSGGGSGGGGGGGGEQSSDLDINGEAAGERGSGTGSAAGEEDIEAPKQVVGGRASIPEELDSNQLAHDHEHDTIYYIDYSHGQL
- the LOC108030205 gene encoding protein nervous wreck isoform X1, translating into MQPPPRKGNYVKFLKNLHTEQVAKLQLKNQHECDLLEDIRQFTIKRSAVEKTYSESLLKISSQYLNKKIPNIPDIKMDGMEERWNMWSVWRTVLEENEKLARARLAAIEVFQQQIADEAKVLRDYKLAIAKRSLSGIVNVQKELHLSVGDVDKTKKSYFDEEHCAHDVRDKARDIEEKLKKKKGSFFQSITSLQKNSARVTSRKELLEEKSSGARNDYVLSLAAANAHQNRYFTVDLQTTMTTMENYVFERVAEYLMLMGRTELLTCSATQNSFGKIRDQAQQLTREYNLQCCYLFYPVLKQHIQYDFEACDNDPVRKVTAEHESAAETLTKEAKNLAGRVVKENASIRENAKKLALCQSLRDSGQRTDPNDPNGPDLDTKIEEFRDQIRRSETEKTKAEACLQCLRDGGINVDEWVQEAEIMGVQELTRSASSISMRTDASGQGENPSSDSFYDSDKEETQAQASAQTKPKQEQQLSRDRTFSDSDDEPEVRPSAAATSSAAAASSSMMASSAGGWDDPTEVNWGAGEEEEDKEEPIVPEPKEAIFKCTALYSYTAQNPDELSIVENEQLEVVGEGDGDGWLRARNYRGEEGYVPHNYLDIDQETAGSAFNGTSGNQLRSQISFSSVDYTVDNEDQTVDSMQSPDQVSVIMAPQKRVKSDVEWCIALYDYDATAEDELTFEEGDKIKIITKTAHGVDDGWWEGELDGKFGNFPSLVVEECDEMGEPLSEGGDESPPPTAAPSFALPPAPALPPEYAHELELELTEDMFGSQDTADEDSGYIPNGAAAPSMPPPGQNQSQTTAKKVLIQEPGMEDDLSDDGQPPPSLPPPQLTKAGGSAPGSGGKVEKGAAAGGANTLNLGMAQIIVTAATPMVEDGADKSFPPVGEGDAQPKEQASKEQPAEVAKKPDIAPKPLAKVAAPPAAAAKEGNPGVRPVVSITLTEYPSCDAEDTQSFSEKDSDSASVADVPALQDAEDPFNEKAKGESAGESGFEANFEANFDANFDDAFAGSGGGSGGGGGGGGEQSSDLDINGEAAGERGSGTGSAAGEEDIEAPKQVVGGRASIPEELDSNQLAHDHEHDTIYYIDYSHGQL
- the LOC108030205 gene encoding protein nervous wreck isoform X3, which codes for MQPPPRKGNYVKFLKNLHTEQVAKLQLKNQHECDLLEDIRQFTIKRSAVEKTYSESLLKISSQYLNKKIPNIPDIKMDGMEERWNMWSVWRTVLEENEKLARARLAAIEVFQQQIADEAKVLRDYKLAIAKRSLSGIVNVQKELHLSVGDVDKTKKSYFDEEHCAHDVRDKARDIEEKLKKKKGSFFQSITSLQKNSARVTSRKELLEEKSSGARNDYVLSLAAANAHQNRYFTVDLQTTMTTMENYVFERVAEYLMLMGRTELLTCSATQNSFGKIRDQAQQLTREYNLQCCYLFYPVLKQHIQYDFEACDNDPVRKVTAEHESAAETLTKEAKNLAGRVVKENASIRENAKKLALCQSLRDSGQRTDPNDPNGPDLDTKIEEFRDQIRRSETEKTKAEACLQCLRDGGINVDEWVQEAEIMGVQELTRSASSISMRTDASGQGENPSSDSFYDSDKEETQAQASAQTKPKQEQQLSRDRTFSDSDDEPEVRPSAAATSSAAAASSSMMASSAGGWDDPTEVNWGAGEEEEDKEEPIVPEPKEAIFKCTALYSYTAQNPDELSIVENEQLEVVGEGDGDGWLRARNYRGEEGYVPHNYLDIDQETAGSAFNGTSGNQLRSQISFSSVDYTVDNEDQTVDSMQSPDQVSVIMAPQKRVKSDVEWCIALYDYDATAEDELTFEEGDKIKIITKTAHGVDDGWWEGELDGKFGNFPSLVVEECDEMGEPLSEGGDESPPPTAAPSFALPPAPALPPEYAHELELELTEDMFGSQDTADEDSGYIPNGAAAPSMPPPGQNQSQTTAKKVLIQEPGMEDDLSDDGQPPPSLPPPQLTKAGGSAPGSGGKVEKGAAAGGANTLNLGMAQIIVTAATPMVEDGADKSFPPVGEGDAQPKEQASKEQPAEVAKKPDIAPKPLAKVAAPPAAAAKEEDTQSFSEKDSDSASVADVPALQDAEDPFNEKAKGESAGESGFEANFEANFDANFDDAFAGSGGGSGGGGGGGGEQSSDLDINGEAAGERGSGTGSAAGEEDIEAPKQVVGGRASIPEELDSNQLAHDHEHDTIYYIDYSHGQL